The following proteins are co-located in the Deltaproteobacteria bacterium genome:
- the cobA gene encoding uroporphyrinogen-III C-methyltransferase — protein sequence MATGKVYLVGAGPGDPDLLTVRGLKLLRAAQVIVYDQLVNAVLLQEAAPDAQQIFVGKQAGRHSIAQNDINEVLINYALQGCQVVRLKGGDPFVFGRGSEEAEVLAAAGIPFEIVPGVSSAIAAPAYAGIPLTHRNYASSFAVVTGHEAIKSKSSVDWAKLATAVDTLVILMGLHNIRSIVEKLLAHGRPLATPVAVIHRGTTAKQETVVGTLADIVERSAGIKSPALVVVGEVVRLRQTLAWFMSDRELVQEMVAQRPDTDRMTER from the coding sequence ATGGCAACAGGCAAAGTCTATCTTGTCGGCGCTGGTCCGGGGGATCCGGACCTATTGACGGTGCGCGGCTTGAAGTTGTTGCGCGCCGCGCAGGTTATCGTTTACGACCAACTCGTCAATGCCGTGTTGTTGCAGGAGGCAGCGCCCGACGCCCAGCAGATCTTTGTCGGCAAACAGGCTGGTCGCCATTCCATCGCGCAAAACGACATCAACGAAGTCCTGATCAATTACGCGTTGCAGGGCTGCCAAGTCGTGCGCCTCAAAGGCGGCGATCCGTTTGTCTTTGGTCGGGGTAGCGAAGAAGCGGAGGTGCTAGCGGCCGCGGGAATTCCGTTCGAGATCGTTCCCGGTGTCAGCTCGGCCATCGCGGCGCCGGCCTACGCGGGGATTCCGCTGACGCATCGAAACTATGCCTCCTCTTTCGCGGTGGTCACGGGCCATGAAGCGATCAAGTCGAAATCGTCGGTGGACTGGGCCAAGCTCGCCACGGCGGTCGATACGCTGGTGATTCTCATGGGGCTGCACAACATTCGCTCCATCGTCGAAAAACTGCTAGCCCATGGCCGGCCGCTGGCGACACCGGTGGCGGTAATTCACCGGGGAACGACAGCCAAACAGGAAACCGTTGTCGGCACGTTGGCCGATATCGTCGAGAGAAGCGCTGGCATCAAATCGCCGGCGCTGGTCGTGGTCGGCGAAGTGGTACGTCTGAGACAAACGTTGGCTTGGTTCATGTCAGACCGGGAGCTCGTGCAGGAGATGGTTGCGCAACGGCCGGATACGGATCGAATGACGGAGAGATAA
- a CDS encoding nitrite/sulfite reductase, protein MTTSWKEKLGDEIPAELGREIDVFEQQMELRKQGKIDEKVFAETRLRRGIYGQRYDNGQRHDGKRVQKLKLNADLIKGPDTLWDAPGMMRIKIPFGGVTPEQLETLADLSEEYADGVTHVTTRQDFQFHYVHIDDTPALMRRLAAVGITTREACGNVVRNVTACPLAGICHEESFDTTPYAKACSKFLMGHPDTQDFGRKVKIAFSGCEQNPCGLVTMHDYGAIAKVRTVDGRKERGFAFYVGGGLGSVPYKAKLFDEFLPEAELLPTMQAISRVFARLGEKRNRARARIKFLVAQLGIDEFKKLVAEERQKLPHDPRWTEFLASVNEPSEQPLKAGISLNGHARPDGFDAWYKTNVYRQRQPGYVAATVSLPLGDAGADQLRALADIARRFVKDTLRTTVEQNLLFRWVSGADLPEFYQAIKAIGLGAADAATIIDVTSCPGTDTCKLGIASSRGLARELRQRLGEKSLELDEAVKSLRIKVSGCFNSCGQHHVADIGFYGINRNIKGFAVPHFQVILGGKFHDNAGEYGVPIGAVPSKRIPEAVASITEFYVRARQKGERFQAFVARVGKKQIKDLLEDLTKIPSPDVDRSYYSDWGDPREFTLADIGVGECAGEVVSAAEFSLAASERELFEAQLLLDAGHTQPAAKAAYASMVRAARGLVQAQNPAIGENEDQIIGEFTRRYYGTQLFWDKYAGGKFAEYIFKAKEFVGNGDNVDGDRATQLLQEAQLFIDAAHDCHNKLVAKVQSPVEIAVAQPVA, encoded by the coding sequence ATGACAACGAGCTGGAAAGAAAAACTCGGCGACGAAATCCCCGCGGAGCTGGGCCGCGAGATCGATGTTTTCGAGCAGCAGATGGAGCTGCGCAAGCAGGGGAAGATCGACGAGAAAGTCTTCGCCGAGACGCGCCTGCGCCGCGGCATCTATGGCCAGCGCTACGACAACGGCCAGCGCCATGACGGCAAGCGCGTGCAAAAGCTGAAACTCAACGCCGACTTGATCAAGGGCCCCGACACGTTGTGGGATGCGCCGGGCATGATGCGCATCAAGATTCCCTTTGGCGGCGTGACGCCGGAGCAGCTGGAGACTCTCGCCGATCTGTCCGAAGAATACGCCGATGGCGTGACGCACGTAACAACGCGTCAGGATTTTCAATTTCATTACGTGCACATCGACGACACACCGGCGCTGATGCGGCGGCTTGCGGCGGTCGGCATCACGACGCGCGAAGCTTGCGGCAACGTCGTGCGCAACGTGACGGCTTGCCCGCTGGCGGGTATCTGCCATGAAGAAAGCTTCGACACGACGCCCTACGCCAAAGCCTGCTCCAAGTTCTTGATGGGGCATCCCGACACGCAGGACTTCGGCCGCAAAGTCAAAATCGCTTTCTCGGGCTGCGAGCAAAATCCCTGCGGGCTCGTCACCATGCACGACTATGGCGCCATCGCCAAAGTGCGCACGGTTGACGGTCGGAAAGAGCGCGGCTTTGCTTTCTACGTCGGCGGCGGTTTGGGCTCGGTGCCCTACAAAGCGAAGTTGTTCGATGAATTCTTGCCCGAAGCGGAGTTGCTGCCAACCATGCAGGCGATCTCGCGCGTGTTTGCGCGGCTGGGCGAGAAGCGCAACCGGGCGCGGGCGCGGATTAAATTCTTAGTCGCCCAGTTGGGCATCGACGAATTCAAAAAGCTGGTTGCCGAGGAGCGGCAGAAGCTGCCGCACGATCCACGCTGGACGGAATTCCTCGCTTCGGTAAACGAGCCATCGGAGCAACCGCTCAAAGCAGGCATTAGTTTGAACGGCCACGCGCGGCCAGATGGATTCGACGCTTGGTATAAGACCAACGTCTACAGGCAGCGCCAGCCTGGTTATGTTGCCGCTACTGTGAGCCTGCCGTTGGGTGACGCCGGCGCGGACCAGCTGCGCGCTCTGGCTGACATTGCGCGCCGCTTTGTCAAAGACACGCTGCGCACGACCGTGGAGCAGAACCTGCTTTTTCGCTGGGTGAGCGGGGCGGACTTGCCGGAATTTTATCAGGCGATCAAAGCGATCGGGCTGGGGGCCGCCGATGCGGCGACGATCATTGACGTGACCTCATGCCCCGGCACGGACACTTGTAAGCTTGGCATCGCCTCCTCGCGCGGTCTGGCGCGCGAGCTGCGCCAGCGCTTGGGCGAGAAGAGCTTGGAGCTCGACGAGGCGGTGAAGAGTCTGCGCATCAAAGTCAGCGGCTGCTTCAACTCCTGCGGCCAACATCACGTCGCGGACATCGGTTTTTATGGCATCAACCGCAACATCAAAGGCTTTGCCGTGCCGCATTTTCAAGTGATCTTGGGCGGCAAATTTCACGATAACGCCGGCGAGTACGGCGTGCCGATCGGCGCCGTGCCGTCGAAAAGAATCCCCGAAGCGGTGGCGTCGATCACCGAGTTCTATGTGCGCGCGCGGCAGAAAGGCGAGCGCTTTCAGGCGTTCGTTGCTCGTGTCGGCAAGAAACAGATCAAGGATTTGCTCGAAGACTTGACCAAAATTCCATCGCCTGACGTCGACCGGTCTTACTACAGCGACTGGGGCGACCCGCGCGAGTTTACCCTCGCTGACATCGGCGTCGGCGAATGTGCCGGCGAAGTCGTCAGCGCCGCGGAGTTTTCTTTGGCGGCGAGCGAACGCGAGCTGTTCGAAGCGCAGCTCTTGCTCGACGCCGGCCACACCCAACCGGCGGCCAAGGCAGCGTACGCATCCATGGTGCGCGCCGCGCGCGGCTTGGTGCAGGCGCAGAATCCGGCGATTGGTGAAAATGAGGATCAGATCATCGGCGAGTTCACGCGGCGCTATTACGGCACGCAGCTTTTCTGGGACAAATACGCCGGCGGCAAGTTCGCCGAGTATATTTTTAAGGCCAAGGAATTCGTGGGTAACGGCGACAATGTTGATGGCGACCGCGCCACGCAACTGTTGCAAGAGGCGCAGCTATTTATCGACGCGGCGCACGATTGCCACAATAAACTGGTCGCTAAGGTGCAGAGTCCGGTGGAGATTGCCGTGGCGCAGCCGGTGGCGTGA
- a CDS encoding Rrf2 family transcriptional regulator gives MKLSSKGHYGLLALAELVENYKLRRAVQVKEIAVNRNIPPQYLGQIMVLLKRGQLVHGARGPSGGYVLARPPETITVKEVIHVLEGPAADFEMKAQLESRSYSSLLTHRLLDTWARGLRAMETVLEETTLADLCKPEEPALMYYI, from the coding sequence ATGAAGCTTAGCTCCAAAGGCCACTATGGTTTGCTGGCGCTCGCCGAGCTTGTCGAAAACTACAAGCTCCGACGGGCGGTGCAGGTCAAAGAGATTGCCGTCAACCGCAATATTCCGCCGCAGTACCTTGGACAGATTATGGTCTTGCTCAAGCGCGGCCAGCTGGTGCATGGCGCGCGCGGTCCGTCGGGGGGCTACGTGTTGGCGCGCCCGCCCGAGACAATTACTGTCAAAGAAGTGATTCACGTGTTGGAAGGGCCGGCGGCCGACTTCGAGATGAAAGCGCAGCTAGAAAGCCGTTCCTATTCTTCGCTGTTGACGCACCGGCTGCTCGACACTTGGGCGCGCGGCTTGCGCGCGATGGAAACTGTGTTGGAGGAAACCACCCTGGCCGATCTGTGCAAGCCTGAAGAGCCGGCGCTGATGTACTACATTTAA
- a CDS encoding ABC transporter substrate-binding protein has product MKTHIAPVVIIALLTIVAIGAVECRAGAAPSEVIISHASMSTSAIPLWVTQRQNFFNKYGVRSKLVWVRGNPAQIATLVSGDTQIAYGGAPTAIQAAVGGRDMKLVGSLSSRESLDLVARPNIKSPKEIAGKRFGVQSVGGGVWKTATVWLEHFGMDEKRDNIQMIVIGDVTVLAQSIEAGLIDVTVVPPFLSRRLAEKGFTILGRCEQTKLQSVGMTILVEAPYLQKNAETLQGVMMALIEGMAFTGHPRNKPAVLETLAKQFRLSDPAAAEGAYQDVTTLVRLEEGRKPYVSLEAMRTLQRLLASGNPKIGALKVESLIDSTVMKRIDDSGFFEKIAAEYGK; this is encoded by the coding sequence ATGAAGACCCACATCGCGCCAGTTGTTATCATTGCGTTGCTGACGATCGTTGCGATCGGCGCCGTCGAATGCCGCGCCGGCGCGGCTCCCAGCGAGGTGATCATCTCCCACGCCAGCATGAGCACCTCGGCGATACCGCTGTGGGTCACCCAGCGGCAAAATTTCTTCAACAAGTACGGCGTTCGATCGAAGCTCGTCTGGGTGCGCGGCAACCCGGCGCAGATCGCGACGCTGGTCTCCGGCGATACCCAGATCGCCTATGGCGGCGCGCCCACGGCAATACAAGCCGCGGTCGGCGGCCGCGACATGAAACTGGTCGGCAGCCTCTCCAGCCGCGAAAGCCTCGACCTGGTCGCTCGGCCCAACATCAAAAGCCCGAAGGAAATCGCCGGCAAGCGCTTCGGCGTGCAGAGCGTCGGCGGCGGCGTCTGGAAAACCGCCACCGTCTGGCTGGAGCACTTCGGCATGGACGAAAAGCGCGACAACATTCAGATGATCGTCATCGGTGATGTCACCGTGCTGGCGCAATCCATCGAAGCCGGCCTCATCGATGTCACGGTGGTGCCGCCCTTTTTAAGCCGTCGCTTGGCAGAAAAAGGCTTCACCATCCTCGGTCGCTGCGAGCAAACTAAACTACAATCGGTTGGCATGACCATTCTCGTCGAAGCGCCCTATCTGCAAAAGAACGCCGAGACGTTGCAGGGCGTCATGATGGCCCTCATCGAAGGCATGGCCTTCACCGGTCATCCGCGCAACAAGCCCGCCGTATTGGAGACGCTCGCTAAACAATTTCGTTTGTCCGACCCCGCCGCCGCCGAAGGCGCATATCAAGACGTCACCACACTCGTCCGCCTGGAGGAAGGCCGCAAGCCCTACGTTTCCCTCGAAGCCATGCGCACCCTGCAGCGCTTGCTAGCGTCGGGCAATCCCAAGATCGGCGCGCTCAAAGTCGAGAGCCTGATCGATTCGACGGTCATGAAGCGCATCGACGACAGCGGCTTTTTTGAAAAGATCGCGGCGGAGTACGGCAAGTGA
- a CDS encoding alpha/beta hydrolase, whose product MKIETQLLSFRTSDNETLHGLLFTPREQKSDLALLMVHGVAMNFYLPPLATFGPALAEQGHHCFVINTRGHDWINRAGDLTGFCGATYEKFEDSTKDYDAALARLSQLGYRRFILVGHSLGCVKSLMYQGTRQRKDVVGVVSCSCPKQFYSARAADQADFTEVMAQAESMIANGKGKEFLWAKASGALALFSAETYVNKYGKHEQNDVRPHAGRLGCPHLAIAGGAEHKYFPEYAAELAKAGGASAAFKIVPGSDHFYHGHESEVVEIIAAWLKQVAA is encoded by the coding sequence ATGAAGATAGAAACACAACTTTTGAGTTTTCGGACCAGCGACAACGAAACGCTGCACGGTTTGCTGTTTACACCACGGGAGCAGAAATCCGACCTCGCGTTGCTGATGGTCCACGGCGTGGCGATGAATTTTTATCTGCCGCCGCTGGCAACATTCGGACCAGCACTGGCTGAGCAAGGCCATCACTGTTTTGTCATCAACACGCGCGGCCACGATTGGATCAATCGCGCCGGTGATCTGACCGGATTTTGCGGCGCCACCTATGAAAAGTTCGAAGACAGCACGAAAGATTACGACGCGGCGCTCGCAAGACTCAGCCAGCTTGGCTACCGCCGCTTCATTCTCGTTGGCCACAGTCTCGGCTGCGTCAAGTCGCTCATGTACCAAGGCACGCGCCAGCGCAAAGACGTAGTCGGCGTGGTTTCCTGCTCCTGTCCGAAACAGTTCTATTCGGCCCGGGCGGCCGACCAAGCCGATTTCACAGAGGTCATGGCGCAAGCCGAGTCCATGATCGCAAACGGCAAAGGCAAAGAATTTCTCTGGGCCAAGGCGAGCGGCGCGCTGGCGCTGTTTTCAGCGGAAACCTACGTTAATAAATACGGCAAGCACGAACAGAACGACGTGCGCCCCCACGCTGGGCGCTTAGGCTGCCCGCACTTGGCCATCGCCGGCGGCGCGGAGCACAAATACTTTCCCGAGTACGCGGCCGAACTGGCCAAAGCCGGGGGCGCCAGCGCCGCGTTTAAGATCGTTCCAGGTTCGGACCACTTCTACCACGGCCACGAATCGGAGGTGGTAGAAATCATCGCCGCGTGGCTGAAACAAGTCGCCGCCTGA
- a CDS encoding alpha/beta hydrolase produces the protein MSYTTEICTFRTSDHERLHGALLTPKEKSDLALIFVHGVAMNFYLPPMFTFGQDLATRGYHSFVINTRGHDWISRAGNLTKFGGSAYEMLEDCVADLDGAIDFLKTRGYHRFILIGHSLGAIKSIIYQGTQQRRDIVSIVSCSAPKQFYSERVERQPVFRELIAQAERMVDEGSAEALMSVNVGATPGIFTARTHLNKYGKDDRNDCRPHAKNVGCPLLAIAGGAEPPFFHEYAKEIVAAAGAGSKYEYVGGANHFYNRHTPQTVSVIAAWLEQFPK, from the coding sequence ATGAGCTACACAACCGAAATCTGTACTTTCAGAACTTCTGATCACGAACGCTTGCATGGTGCGCTCCTAACGCCAAAGGAAAAATCGGACCTGGCGTTGATCTTCGTCCACGGCGTGGCGATGAACTTCTACCTGCCGCCCATGTTCACCTTCGGCCAAGATCTCGCGACGCGCGGCTATCATAGCTTCGTTATCAATACCCGCGGCCATGATTGGATTTCGCGAGCCGGCAACCTTACCAAGTTCGGCGGCTCGGCCTATGAGATGTTGGAGGATTGCGTCGCCGATCTCGACGGCGCCATCGATTTTCTCAAGACGCGCGGCTATCACCGCTTCATCTTGATTGGTCACAGTTTAGGCGCGATCAAATCGATCATTTATCAGGGCACCCAACAGCGCAGAGACATCGTCAGCATCGTCTCCTGCTCAGCGCCGAAGCAGTTTTACTCTGAACGGGTCGAGCGCCAGCCGGTCTTTCGCGAGTTGATCGCCCAGGCAGAACGCATGGTCGACGAAGGCAGCGCCGAAGCGCTCATGTCGGTCAACGTCGGCGCCACACCGGGCATCTTCACTGCGCGCACGCACTTGAATAAGTACGGCAAGGACGACCGCAACGACTGCCGGCCGCATGCGAAAAACGTCGGCTGCCCATTGCTGGCCATCGCCGGCGGCGCCGAGCCGCCGTTTTTTCACGAGTACGCCAAGGAAATCGTCGCTGCCGCGGGTGCAGGATCCAAATACGAGTACGTCGGCGGCGCCAACCATTTTTACAATCGTCACACACCGCAAACGGTCAGCGTCATCGCCGCATGGCTCGAACAATTTCCCAAATGA
- a CDS encoding extracellular solute-binding protein translates to MKLSKPLIAAVLLLGGGLAQAQVLNVDAAKKEGKVVAYGTILPQIMDPLHRGFEKKYGVKVEYWRASATAVVERAQTEWLAGKPGFDLTFAINGAQALLKQTGVFAKFTPPSAEKFPAAFRDKDGLLTAWRHTPIGLLYNTELVKPAEAPRNFDDLLNPKWKGKIVMPDASRHTSTAQFLVSLKRIMGDGWLDYVRALGKQAPLLKESFAPVPNDIVRGEAPLGFTYIQYVPQVKGPLAYVLMDKVLTDTNDLGLSGKAANPNAARLYIDYLCSAEGQKILADLGEFVLSPGILPPIKDADKVTANSIFMDNPTAEEYKKLSAEFRQIFLGK, encoded by the coding sequence ATGAAACTGTCCAAGCCGTTGATTGCGGCGGTGCTGCTACTTGGCGGTGGGTTGGCGCAAGCGCAGGTGCTTAACGTCGACGCCGCCAAGAAGGAGGGAAAGGTCGTCGCTTACGGCACCATCCTGCCGCAGATCATGGACCCGCTGCACCGGGGCTTCGAAAAAAAATATGGCGTCAAAGTCGAGTACTGGCGCGCCAGCGCGACGGCCGTGGTGGAGCGGGCACAAACCGAATGGCTGGCGGGCAAGCCGGGCTTTGATTTGACCTTCGCTATCAATGGCGCGCAAGCGCTGCTCAAGCAGACCGGTGTTTTTGCCAAGTTTACGCCGCCGTCGGCGGAGAAATTTCCCGCGGCTTTCAGAGACAAAGACGGCTTGTTGACGGCATGGCGCCACACGCCGATAGGCCTTCTTTACAACACCGAATTGGTAAAGCCGGCAGAGGCGCCGAGGAATTTCGACGATCTGTTGAACCCCAAGTGGAAAGGCAAGATCGTTATGCCGGATGCCTCGCGCCACACCAGCACGGCGCAGTTTCTGGTAAGTTTGAAAAGAATCATGGGAGACGGCTGGCTCGACTACGTCCGAGCGCTGGGCAAGCAAGCGCCGCTGCTCAAAGAATCATTTGCGCCGGTGCCGAACGACATCGTGCGCGGCGAGGCGCCGCTGGGGTTCACTTACATCCAGTACGTGCCCCAGGTGAAAGGGCCGCTCGCCTACGTCTTGATGGATAAGGTGTTGACCGACACCAACGATCTCGGTCTCAGCGGCAAAGCCGCCAACCCCAACGCGGCCCGGCTGTACATCGACTATCTTTGCTCAGCCGAAGGGCAGAAAATCCTGGCCGATCTTGGAGAGTTTGTCCTGTCGCCGGGGATTTTGCCGCCGATCAAGGACGCGGACAAAGTGACCGCGAACAGCATATTTATGGATAACCCGACGGCGGAGGAATACAAAAAACTTAGCGCCGAGTTTCGCCAGATCTTTTTGGGAAAATGA
- a CDS encoding DUF2384 domain-containing protein, translating into MLSTELLVDALGGRKVFKRRISTLEDLRKTVKEGLPYASFEALSAGLGLDRDEAANALHLPHRTIARRKKQQKLRADESDRVLRLARISAQATETFGSKAKAAEWLRRPNRALGNVVPLELLDTDIGVRQVEEILGRIEHGLIS; encoded by the coding sequence ATGCTCTCGACAGAACTGCTTGTAGATGCGCTCGGCGGAAGAAAAGTTTTTAAACGTCGCATTTCAACGTTAGAAGATCTGCGAAAAACGGTCAAAGAGGGCCTGCCCTATGCCTCTTTCGAAGCACTGTCCGCGGGACTCGGTCTAGATCGCGATGAAGCCGCCAACGCTCTGCACCTGCCCCATCGCACAATTGCGAGACGCAAGAAACAGCAAAAGTTACGCGCTGACGAGTCTGATCGAGTATTGCGCCTAGCACGAATTAGTGCCCAGGCCACCGAAACCTTCGGAAGCAAGGCGAAAGCCGCTGAATGGTTGCGCCGTCCCAACCGCGCTCTCGGCAACGTCGTTCCTTTGGAATTGCTCGACACAGACATTGGCGTGCGTCAGGTCGAAGAAATCCTCGGGCGTATTGAACACGGCCTCATCAGCTAG
- a CDS encoding RES domain-containing protein: protein MQVWRITSRKYRQFDGEGARLFSARWHVPGTAIVYTSMSLSLAALEVFVHFDTDVSPTGLVAIPAEIPEKVKVEHIDISRLPKNWRAHPPPQALKPIGSLWAARGSSVALSVPSALIPSERNYLLNPKHRDFQLIQIGKPLPFRFDSRMWKN, encoded by the coding sequence GTGCAAGTCTGGCGCATCACATCGAGAAAGTACCGCCAGTTCGATGGTGAAGGCGCGCGGCTGTTTAGCGCACGCTGGCATGTTCCAGGCACTGCCATCGTGTACACATCAATGTCGCTTTCACTCGCAGCCTTAGAAGTGTTTGTCCATTTCGACACGGATGTGTCTCCGACAGGTCTAGTCGCCATTCCGGCGGAGATTCCCGAGAAGGTGAAAGTCGAGCACATCGATATCTCGCGCTTACCCAAAAACTGGCGCGCTCATCCCCCGCCACAGGCTTTGAAGCCCATAGGTTCCTTATGGGCTGCCAGAGGCTCATCAGTTGCTCTCTCCGTGCCTTCAGCACTCATTCCATCGGAGCGCAACTACTTACTCAACCCGAAACACAGGGATTTCCAACTGATCCAAATCGGCAAACCCTTGCCCTTTCGCTTCGATTCTCGCATGTGGAAAAATTAG
- a CDS encoding S9 family peptidase, with protein sequence MASLIAPYGSWKSPITSDLVASSEIGLEQVRFGGENIYWIERRAHEGGRKVIVQRSPGGTTTDITPLGFNARTRVHEYGGGDYAVSNGTVVFSNFSDQRLYIHRSGATPEPLTPAGKCRYADGPIDAKRNSLICVREDHSDDGEAVNTIVRVSLNGEDAGTVIVSGNDFYSSPRLSPDGLQLAWFTWNHPNMPWDGTELWLGKLDDAGNVVERTQIAGGIRESIFQPEWSPNGTLYFISDKSGWWNLYRWRDGRVEALCPMEAEFGQPHWTFGTSLYGFASPSEIICTYAKNGRDYLATLNNDNGKLTNIDLPFSVISQVRVSGNRVLFIGASATKASAIVSLDLSTKQTTILRRSRENSVDAGYISAAQAIEFTTEGGLTAHAYFYPPKNRHYTAPADDKPPLVVISHGGPTSSSSASLKYSIQYWTSRGVAVLDVNYGGSSGYGRAYRERLNGKWGIVDVDDCANGARYLAERGLVDGNRMAIRGGSAGGYTTLCALTFRDAFKAGASLYGISDLEALAKDTHKFESRYLDNLIGPYPARRDLYMERSPIHFTDQLNCPMIIFQGLEDKVVPPNQAEKMVEAVRAKKLPVAYLTFEGEQHGFRKAENIKRVLEAELYFYSKVFGFELAEPVEVVEIENL encoded by the coding sequence ATGGCCTCGTTAATCGCACCTTACGGCTCCTGGAAATCACCCATCACCTCCGACCTCGTCGCCAGCAGTGAGATCGGCCTGGAGCAAGTGCGCTTCGGCGGTGAGAATATCTATTGGATCGAGCGCCGCGCGCACGAAGGCGGGCGCAAAGTTATTGTCCAACGCTCTCCTGGCGGTACAACGACCGACATCACTCCTCTTGGATTCAACGCGCGCACGCGCGTGCACGAGTACGGCGGCGGTGACTACGCGGTGTCTAATGGCACAGTAGTTTTTTCAAATTTCAGCGATCAACGGCTTTATATTCACAGAAGCGGGGCCACGCCGGAACCGTTGACGCCAGCAGGCAAATGCCGTTACGCAGACGGTCCGATCGACGCAAAAAGAAACTCTCTCATCTGCGTCCGCGAAGACCACAGCGATGACGGCGAAGCTGTCAACACCATCGTTCGGGTTAGTCTGAACGGCGAAGATGCCGGCACCGTGATCGTTTCGGGAAACGATTTTTATTCTTCACCGCGACTGAGTCCCGACGGTTTGCAACTCGCCTGGTTCACTTGGAATCATCCTAACATGCCGTGGGACGGCACCGAGCTTTGGCTCGGAAAACTAGACGACGCCGGCAATGTCGTCGAACGAACACAAATTGCCGGGGGCATTCGTGAATCGATCTTTCAGCCCGAATGGTCGCCTAATGGCACGCTCTATTTCATCTCGGATAAAAGCGGTTGGTGGAATCTTTATCGCTGGCGTGACGGTCGCGTTGAAGCGCTATGCCCGATGGAAGCCGAGTTTGGCCAACCTCACTGGACCTTTGGCACGAGTCTCTACGGCTTCGCTTCTCCAAGCGAGATCATCTGCACCTATGCCAAGAACGGACGCGACTACCTCGCGACGTTGAATAACGATAACGGCAAGCTAACCAACATTGATCTACCCTTCTCGGTAATCTCGCAGGTCCGCGTCAGCGGCAATCGAGTTTTGTTTATCGGCGCGTCCGCAACCAAAGCGAGCGCGATCGTTTCTCTGGATTTATCGACGAAACAGACGACCATCTTGCGCCGCTCGCGAGAAAATTCGGTCGACGCCGGCTACATCTCCGCAGCCCAAGCCATCGAATTTACCACGGAAGGCGGCCTAACGGCACACGCCTACTTCTATCCGCCAAAGAATCGCCACTACACCGCGCCAGCCGACGATAAACCACCCCTCGTCGTCATCAGCCACGGTGGTCCAACTTCCTCCAGCTCAGCGTCTTTGAAGTATTCCATCCAATATTGGACCAGCCGTGGCGTCGCCGTGCTCGACGTGAACTATGGCGGCAGCTCGGGTTACGGCCGCGCCTACCGCGAGCGGTTGAACGGCAAGTGGGGTATCGTCGACGTCGACGACTGCGCCAACGGCGCGCGCTATCTCGCCGAGCGAGGTTTAGTCGATGGCAATCGCATGGCCATCCGCGGCGGCAGCGCCGGCGGCTACACGACGCTCTGTGCATTGACGTTTCGGGACGCATTCAAAGCCGGCGCGAGCCTGTACGGCATCAGCGACCTGGAAGCGCTTGCGAAAGACACGCATAAGTTCGAATCACGCTACTTGGACAATCTCATCGGTCCCTACCCCGCGCGCCGCGATCTCTATATGGAGCGCTCGCCGATCCATTTCACCGACCAATTGAACTGCCCGATGATCATCTTTCAAGGTCTGGAAGACAAAGTCGTCCCGCCCAATCAAGCCGAGAAAATGGTCGAAGCGGTACGCGCTAAGAAATTGCCCGTCGCCTATCTCACCTTCGAAGGCGAACAACACGGCTTTCGCAAAGCCGAGAACATCAAACGTGTGCTAGAAGCAGAGCTCTACTTCTATTCGAAAGTGTTCGGATTCGAGCTGGCGGAACCGGTCGAGGTCGTCGAGATTGAGAATCTGTAA